From a region of the Lactuca sativa cultivar Salinas chromosome 4, Lsat_Salinas_v11, whole genome shotgun sequence genome:
- the LOC111886807 gene encoding citrate synthase, mitochondrial isoform X1 translates to MVFYRSVSLLSKLSNRAVSVQQPSLSNSVRWLQIQTSSDLDLRAQLKELIPEQQERLKKIKSEYGKVQLGNITVDMVLGGMRGMIGLLWEISLLDPDEGIRFRGLSIPECQKVLPAAKPGGEPLLEGLLWLLLTGKVPTTEQVNALSKELRTRAIIPDHVYKAINALPITAHSMTQFTTSVMALQVQSEFAKAYESGIHKSKYWEPTFEDSLSLIAQLPVVAAYIYRRIYKNGEVVAADESLDYGANFAHMLGFDSPAMQELMRLYVTIHTDHEGGNVSAHTGHLVASALSDPYLSFAVALNGVVGPLHGLANQEVLLWIKSVVDECGENITKDQLKDYVWKTLNSGKVVPGFGHGVLRKTDPRYMCQREFALKHLPADPLFQLVSKLYEVVPPILTELGKVKNPWPNVDAHSGVLLNYYGLTEARYYTVLFGVSRSIGICSQLIWDRALGLPLERPKSVTMEWLEKHCNKSA, encoded by the exons ATGGTGTTCTATAGGAGTGTTTCGCTGCTCTCTAAGCTAAGTAATCGTGCTGTAAGT GTTCAACAGCCGAGTCTGAGCAATTCAGTCAGGTGGCTTCAAATTCAGACCTCCTCTGACCTC GACCTTCGTGCACAGCTCAAGGAATTAATTCCAGAACAACAG GAGCGTCTGAAAAAGATCAAGTCAgaatatggaaaagttcaattgGGTAACATTACTGTTGATATG GTACTTGGTGGAATGAGAGGAATGATAGGTCTCCTATGGGAAATATCCTTACTTGATCCAGATGAG GGAATTCGGTTTCGGGGTCTCTCCATACCTGAATGCCAGAAGGTATTGCCAGCAGCAAAACCTGGTGGAGAGCCGTTACTTGAGGGTCTTCTTTGGCTTCTTTTGACTGGAAAG GTACCAACAACAGAACAAGTGAATGCTTTGTCCAAAGAATTACGCACTCGTGCCATTATCCCAG ATCATGTGTATAAAGCCATCAATGCATTACCTATAACAGCTCATTCAATGACTCAGTTTACAACTAGTGTCATGGCTCTTCAG GTACAAAGTGAATTTGCAAAAGCTTATGAGAGTGGAATCCATAAATCCAA ATACTGGGAGCCAACATTTGAGGACTCTCTTTCATTGATTGCTCAACTGCCAGTTGTAGCTGCATATATATACCGTAG gaTATATAAAAATGGAGAAGTTGTGGCAGCAGATGAGTCGTTAGATTATGGTGCAAATTTTGCACATATGCTTGGATTTGATAGTCCAGCCATGCAAGAGCTTATGAGGCTTTATGTCACTATCCATAC TGACCATGAAGGTGGAAATGTCAGTGCTCATACTGGACATCTT GTTGCTAGTGCTCTTTCGGATCCATACCTCTCATTTGCTGTAGCATTAAATGGTGTAGTTGGACCCCTCCATGGTTTGGCTAATCAG GAGGTTTTGCTTTGGATAAAGTCAGTGGTGGATGAATGTGGAGAGAACATAACCAAGGATCAATTGAAAGACTATGTTTGGAAAACCTTGAATAGTGGGAAG GTTGTTCCAGGATTTGGGCATGGAGTTTTAAGGAAAACGGATCCCAGATACATGTGTCAAAGAGAATTTGCATTAAAGCACTTGCCTGCTGATCCTCTTTTCCAGCTG GTTTCAAAGCTTTATGAAGTGGTGCCTCCGATCTTAACAGAACTTGGCAAG GTGAAAAACCCTTGGCCCAATGTTGATGCTCACAGTGGGGTGTTGCTTAACTATTACGGTTTAACTGAAGCAag ATATTACACTGTTCTGTTTGGTGTATCCAGATCCATTGGAATCTG TTcacaactgatatgggacagagcACTTGGGTTGCCACTTGAGAGACCAAAAAGTGTTACAATGGAATGGCTTGAAAAACACTGCAACAAATCTGCATAA
- the LOC111886858 gene encoding metacaspase-4 has translation MGKKAVLIGCNYAGTKAELRGCINDVKRMYRCLVDRYGFSEDDIKVLIDADDSYTQPTGRNIRQALDELVQSAEPGDFLVVHYSGHGTRLPAETGDDDDTGYDECIVPSDFNLINDDDFRDLVDRVPHGCRITIISDSCHSGGLIDEAKEQIGESYKNNPEENEGSGSGFKLSSFLHKTAEGALESRGIHIPSAFRHKNREEEEEVEEEVAYEGDDEVKNKSLPLSTLIEILKQKTGRDDIDVGKVRPTLFDIFGEDSSPKVKKFMKVLLDRFQGNNSGEDGGSGGGFFGMVGGLAQEFLKQKLENDSDYAKPAMETGVGRKEEAYAGSKKKEMPENGILISGCQTHETSADATPSGNKDQAYGALSNAIQTIIEESDGSVSNYDLVTKARKLLKKQGFTQHPGLYCDDNHVRASFLC, from the exons ATGGGGAAGAAAGCGGTGTTGATTGGATGCAACTACGCCGGAACCAAGGCGGAGCTCAGGGGATGCATCAATGATGTCAAGAGAATGTATCGTTGTCTTGTTGACCGTTACGGATTCTCCGAAGACGATATCAAAGTCCTTATCGATGCAGACGACTCCTATACCCAGCCTACCGGCCGTAACATCCGCCAAGCGCTCGATGAACTCGTACAATCGGCGGAGCCCGGCGACTTCCTCGTTGTTCATTACAGCGGACACGGTACTCGCCTTCCCGCAGAAACCGGTGACGATGACGATACCGGATATGACGAGTGTATCGTTCCCAGCGACTTCAACCTAATTAACG ATGACGACTTCAGGGACCTTGTGGATAGAGTCCCCCATGGTTGCAGAATCACCATTATATCAGATTCATGCCACAGTGGTGGACTAATCGACGAGGCTAAAGAACAGATCGGTGAGAGCTACAAAAACAATCCAGAGGAAAACGAAGGAAGCGGATCAGGTTTTAAACTAAGTAGCTTTTTGCATAAAACCGCTGAAGGTGCACTAGAATCCCGGGGCATTCACATCCCTTCTGCATTCCGCCATAAAAATcgcgaggaagaagaggaagtagAAGAAGAAGTAGCTTATGAAGGCGATGATGAAGTGAAGAACAAATCTTTGCCTCTTTCAACCCTAATCGAAATACTGAAGCAAAAAACCGGGAGAGACGATATAGATGTCGGGAAAGTGAGACCAACATTGTTTGATATATTTGGTGAGGATTCCAGTCCAAAGGTGAAGAAGTTCATGAAAGTCCTCTTAGACAGGTTCCAAGGTAACAACAGCGGCGAAGACGGCGGCAGTGGTGGTGGGTTTTTTGGAATGGTCGGAGGTCTGGCTCAGGAATTCCTAAAGCAAAAACTGGAAAACGACTCGGATTACGCAAAACCTGCCATGGAAACAGGGGTTGGAAGGAAGGAAGAAGCCTACGCCGGATCTAAGAAAAAGGAGATGCCGGAAAATGGGATTCTGATCAGCGGTTGCCAGACCCATGAGACGTCGGCGGACGCCACCCCGTCTGGAAATAAAGATCAGGCTTACGGAGCTCTTAGCAATGCGATTCAGACGATTATTGAGGAATCTGATGGTAGTGTTAGTAATTATGATCTGGTGACAAAAGCGAGGAAGTTGTTGAAGAAACAGGGGTTTACTCAACACCCAGGTCTTTATTGCGATGATAATCATGTCAGGGCTTCTTTTTTGTGCTAA
- the LOC111886807 gene encoding citrate synthase, mitochondrial isoform X2 has translation MVFYRSVSLLSKLSNRAVQQPSLSNSVRWLQIQTSSDLDLRAQLKELIPEQQERLKKIKSEYGKVQLGNITVDMVLGGMRGMIGLLWEISLLDPDEGIRFRGLSIPECQKVLPAAKPGGEPLLEGLLWLLLTGKVPTTEQVNALSKELRTRAIIPDHVYKAINALPITAHSMTQFTTSVMALQVQSEFAKAYESGIHKSKYWEPTFEDSLSLIAQLPVVAAYIYRRIYKNGEVVAADESLDYGANFAHMLGFDSPAMQELMRLYVTIHTDHEGGNVSAHTGHLVASALSDPYLSFAVALNGVVGPLHGLANQEVLLWIKSVVDECGENITKDQLKDYVWKTLNSGKVVPGFGHGVLRKTDPRYMCQREFALKHLPADPLFQLVSKLYEVVPPILTELGKVKNPWPNVDAHSGVLLNYYGLTEARYYTVLFGVSRSIGICSQLIWDRALGLPLERPKSVTMEWLEKHCNKSA, from the exons ATGGTGTTCTATAGGAGTGTTTCGCTGCTCTCTAAGCTAAGTAATCGTGCT GTTCAACAGCCGAGTCTGAGCAATTCAGTCAGGTGGCTTCAAATTCAGACCTCCTCTGACCTC GACCTTCGTGCACAGCTCAAGGAATTAATTCCAGAACAACAG GAGCGTCTGAAAAAGATCAAGTCAgaatatggaaaagttcaattgGGTAACATTACTGTTGATATG GTACTTGGTGGAATGAGAGGAATGATAGGTCTCCTATGGGAAATATCCTTACTTGATCCAGATGAG GGAATTCGGTTTCGGGGTCTCTCCATACCTGAATGCCAGAAGGTATTGCCAGCAGCAAAACCTGGTGGAGAGCCGTTACTTGAGGGTCTTCTTTGGCTTCTTTTGACTGGAAAG GTACCAACAACAGAACAAGTGAATGCTTTGTCCAAAGAATTACGCACTCGTGCCATTATCCCAG ATCATGTGTATAAAGCCATCAATGCATTACCTATAACAGCTCATTCAATGACTCAGTTTACAACTAGTGTCATGGCTCTTCAG GTACAAAGTGAATTTGCAAAAGCTTATGAGAGTGGAATCCATAAATCCAA ATACTGGGAGCCAACATTTGAGGACTCTCTTTCATTGATTGCTCAACTGCCAGTTGTAGCTGCATATATATACCGTAG gaTATATAAAAATGGAGAAGTTGTGGCAGCAGATGAGTCGTTAGATTATGGTGCAAATTTTGCACATATGCTTGGATTTGATAGTCCAGCCATGCAAGAGCTTATGAGGCTTTATGTCACTATCCATAC TGACCATGAAGGTGGAAATGTCAGTGCTCATACTGGACATCTT GTTGCTAGTGCTCTTTCGGATCCATACCTCTCATTTGCTGTAGCATTAAATGGTGTAGTTGGACCCCTCCATGGTTTGGCTAATCAG GAGGTTTTGCTTTGGATAAAGTCAGTGGTGGATGAATGTGGAGAGAACATAACCAAGGATCAATTGAAAGACTATGTTTGGAAAACCTTGAATAGTGGGAAG GTTGTTCCAGGATTTGGGCATGGAGTTTTAAGGAAAACGGATCCCAGATACATGTGTCAAAGAGAATTTGCATTAAAGCACTTGCCTGCTGATCCTCTTTTCCAGCTG GTTTCAAAGCTTTATGAAGTGGTGCCTCCGATCTTAACAGAACTTGGCAAG GTGAAAAACCCTTGGCCCAATGTTGATGCTCACAGTGGGGTGTTGCTTAACTATTACGGTTTAACTGAAGCAag ATATTACACTGTTCTGTTTGGTGTATCCAGATCCATTGGAATCTG TTcacaactgatatgggacagagcACTTGGGTTGCCACTTGAGAGACCAAAAAGTGTTACAATGGAATGGCTTGAAAAACACTGCAACAAATCTGCATAA
- the LOC111886807 gene encoding citrate synthase, mitochondrial isoform X3: protein MVFYRSVSLLSKLSNRAVQQPSLSNSVRWLQIQTSSDLDLRAQLKELIPEQQERLKKIKSEYGKVQLGNITVDMVLGGMRGMIGLLWEISLLDPDEGIRFRGLSIPECQKVLPAAKPGGEPLLEGLLWLLLTGKVPTTEQVNALSKELRTRAIIPDHVYKAINALPITAHSMTQFTTSVMALQVQSEFAKAYESGIHKSKYWEPTFEDSLSLIAQLPVVAAYIYRRIYKNGEVVAADESLDYGANFAHMLGFDSPAMQELMRLYVTIHTDHEGGNVSAHTGHLVASALSDPYLSFAVALNGVVGPLHGLANQEVLLWIKSVVDECGENITKDQLKDYVWKTLNSGKVVPGFGHGVLRKTDPRYMCQREFALKHLPADPLFQLVSKLYEVVPPILTELGKVKNPWPNVDAHSGVLLNYYGLTEARYYTVLFGVSRSIGIVSQLIWDRALGLPLERPKSVTMEWLEKHCNKSA from the exons ATGGTGTTCTATAGGAGTGTTTCGCTGCTCTCTAAGCTAAGTAATCGTGCT GTTCAACAGCCGAGTCTGAGCAATTCAGTCAGGTGGCTTCAAATTCAGACCTCCTCTGACCTC GACCTTCGTGCACAGCTCAAGGAATTAATTCCAGAACAACAG GAGCGTCTGAAAAAGATCAAGTCAgaatatggaaaagttcaattgGGTAACATTACTGTTGATATG GTACTTGGTGGAATGAGAGGAATGATAGGTCTCCTATGGGAAATATCCTTACTTGATCCAGATGAG GGAATTCGGTTTCGGGGTCTCTCCATACCTGAATGCCAGAAGGTATTGCCAGCAGCAAAACCTGGTGGAGAGCCGTTACTTGAGGGTCTTCTTTGGCTTCTTTTGACTGGAAAG GTACCAACAACAGAACAAGTGAATGCTTTGTCCAAAGAATTACGCACTCGTGCCATTATCCCAG ATCATGTGTATAAAGCCATCAATGCATTACCTATAACAGCTCATTCAATGACTCAGTTTACAACTAGTGTCATGGCTCTTCAG GTACAAAGTGAATTTGCAAAAGCTTATGAGAGTGGAATCCATAAATCCAA ATACTGGGAGCCAACATTTGAGGACTCTCTTTCATTGATTGCTCAACTGCCAGTTGTAGCTGCATATATATACCGTAG gaTATATAAAAATGGAGAAGTTGTGGCAGCAGATGAGTCGTTAGATTATGGTGCAAATTTTGCACATATGCTTGGATTTGATAGTCCAGCCATGCAAGAGCTTATGAGGCTTTATGTCACTATCCATAC TGACCATGAAGGTGGAAATGTCAGTGCTCATACTGGACATCTT GTTGCTAGTGCTCTTTCGGATCCATACCTCTCATTTGCTGTAGCATTAAATGGTGTAGTTGGACCCCTCCATGGTTTGGCTAATCAG GAGGTTTTGCTTTGGATAAAGTCAGTGGTGGATGAATGTGGAGAGAACATAACCAAGGATCAATTGAAAGACTATGTTTGGAAAACCTTGAATAGTGGGAAG GTTGTTCCAGGATTTGGGCATGGAGTTTTAAGGAAAACGGATCCCAGATACATGTGTCAAAGAGAATTTGCATTAAAGCACTTGCCTGCTGATCCTCTTTTCCAGCTG GTTTCAAAGCTTTATGAAGTGGTGCCTCCGATCTTAACAGAACTTGGCAAG GTGAAAAACCCTTGGCCCAATGTTGATGCTCACAGTGGGGTGTTGCTTAACTATTACGGTTTAACTGAAGCAag ATATTACACTGTTCTGTTTGGTGTATCCAGATCCATTGG AATTGTTTcacaactgatatgggacagagcACTTGGGTTGCCACTTGAGAGACCAAAAAGTGTTACAATGGAATGGCTTGAAAAACACTGCAACAAATCTGCATAA
- the LOC111886749 gene encoding GTP 3',8-cyclase, mitochondrial, which produces MRFYLSGCSNWHLGFSRLNSAKSRIKSYFQLGSDHGKLLTTNHMESSWTRTYATMPEKIPEDDPISNMLVDSFGRHHTYLRISLTERCNLRCQYCMPAEGVELTPGSKVMSQNEIVRLASLFVHSGVNKIRLTGGEPSIRKDIEEICSQLSNLRGLKTLAMTTNGLTLARKLPKLKECGLNLLNISLDTLVPAKFEFMTRRKGHERVMESIYTAVDLGYNPVKVNCVVMRGFNDDEICDFVELTKEKPINVRFIEFMPFDGNVWNVKKLVSYAEMLDIVGKRYTGIKRIQDHPTETAKNFTVEGHQGTVSFITSMTDHFCSGCNRLRLLADGNLKVCLFGPSEVSLRDPIREGADDNELRQIIGAAVKRKKGSHAGMFDIAKTPNRPMIHIGG; this is translated from the exons ATGCGGTTCTATTTATCCGGATGTTCTAACTGGCACCTCGGTTTCAGTAGATTGAATTCA GCGAAATCTAGAATAAAATCCTACTTCCAGTTAGGATCTGATCATGGCAAGCTTCTTACCACAAATCATATGGAAAGTTCTTGGACAAGAACGTATGCAACTATGCCTGAAAAGATCCCAGAAGATGATCCAATTTCAAATATGTTGGTTGATTCATTTGGAAGACATCACACTTATTTAAGAATCTCCTTAACAGAACGCTGCAACCTACGTTGCCAATATTGTATGCCAGCTGAAGGCGTGGAGCTGACACCTGGATCCAAGGTTATGTCACAGAATGAGATTGTACGTTTAGCAAGTTTATTTGTACATTCTGGAGTCAACAAAATCCGGTTGACTGGTGGGGAGCCCAGCATTCGAAAGGACATTGAAGAAATCTGCTCACAGCTTTCTAACTTAAGAGGTCTAAAAACTCTTGCCATGACTACAAATGGGCTCACTTTAGCAAGAAAGCTTCCAAAGCTAAAAGAATGTGGCCTTAATCTGCTTAATATCAGCTTAGACACACTGGTTCCAGCAAAATTTGAATTCATGACAAGGCGAAAAGGGCATGAAAGGGTAATGGAGTCAATTTACACAGCAGTAGACCTAGGCTACAACCCTGTTAAG GTGAACTGTGTTGTGATGAGGGGATTCAATGATGATGAGATTTGTGATTTTGTAGAGTTAACAAAGGAGAAACCGATTAATGTACGTTTTATTGAGTTCATGCCATTTGATGGTAATGTTTGGAATGTCAAGAAACTTGTATCCTATGCTGAGATGCTGGACATAGTG gGTAAACGATATACAGGGATTAAAAGAATTCAAGATCACCCAACAGAAACTGCAAAGAATTTTACAGTAGAAGGGCATCAAGGCACAGTTTCCTTCATCACTTCAATGACTGATCACTTCTGTTCAGGTTGCAATAGGTTGAGACTTTTAGCTGATGGAAACCTAAAAGTATGCCTATTTGGCCCTTCAGAG GTTAGCTTAAGAGATCCTATCCGGGAAGGTGCTGATGATAATGAGCTGAGACAAATTATTGGGGCTGCT GTGAAGAGAAAGAAAGGGTCTCATGCTGGAATGTTTGACATTGCAAAAACACCAAATAGACCAATGATACATATTGGTGGTTAA
- the LOC111886817 gene encoding uncharacterized protein LOC111886817, whose protein sequence is MEQGYKHFSHSHNLIMHQLPEGVDVSCSGCNSSGDGTVYICWQCNFFLHEQCYRATRSLKHPSHPPHPLTLVPYPTYPSNSFYCNSCEIIGTGLSYSCAHCEFDLHVQCAYSISRATSFQKAHHYPTNYYDPHHQELVPPTTAHNNVSYVSVPDNLHQHPLTASQNHYIDPNPHYVSIPNPIINEQYHSTGQNGHSVSIPTTSQYPITSSQYPSMAEAGPSVSIAADPIMSAQYPSMAQTEPSVSIPTSSQDPVISAQYPSMAQTRPSLSIPVSSQDPVASAQYPSMSQTGPSVSIPTSSQDSITGTQYPLIAQPRPSVSIPASPANHVNNTGDSSKPPSVSIPTSSQNPVTSPQYPPVDVSSVSIPTNNLNPITSDQKFNMAQNIAASVSVPGASPNYQPENHVQSGQNQSNHKGIMHFSHPHSLCMINLQDEDKEIECSGCEETLDGKGYSCAEPNCNFHLHESCFQLKQQIQHKSHPEHPLTLLPLAPYNNENGEFTCNACFSDGTGFTYHCSVCKFDLHIQCVSLPETVTRSDHEHILKLYYSCPVKGEEYTFSCDVCHVDVQKDRWTYYCESCDYGTHLGCVDCEECVADSILDTQMQLQRLQFQLEMSRQNAQLVASMGASLLSLV, encoded by the coding sequence atggaGCAGGGGTACAAGCATTTCAGCCACTCGCACAACCTGATCATGCACCAACTGCCTGAAGGTGTCGATGTCTCCTGCTCCGGTTGCAACTCTTCCGGCGACGGCACTGTGTACATTTGCTGGCAATGCAACTTCTTCCTACACGAGCAATGCTACAGGGCGACACGATCTTTGAAACACCCATCACACCCTCCTCATCCTCTCACCTTGGTTCCTTACCCTACTTACCCTTCTAATTCCTTCTACTGCAATTCCTGTGAAATCATCGGAACTGGGTTATCTTATTCCTGTGCTCATTGTGAGTTTGACCTTCATGTTCAATGCGCTTATTCCATTTCAAGAGCTACCAGTTTCCAGAAAGCTCATCACTACCCTACAAATTATTACGATCCTCATCACCAAGAACTAGTTCCACCAACCACAGCTCACAATAATGTCTCCTATGTTTCTGTTCCCGATAATCTTCATCAACATCCACTCACAGCTTCTCAGAATCATTACATAGATCCCAATCCGCATTATGTTTCTATTCCTAATCCCATTATTAACGAGCAATATCATTCCACGGGTCAAAATGGGCATTCAGTTTCCATTCCCACTACTTCTCAGTATCCGATTACTAGTTCCCAGTATCCTTCCATGGCTGAAGCTGGGCCTTCTGTTTCTATCGCTGCTGATCCTATTATGAGTGCTCAATATCCTTCCATGGCTCAAACCGAACCTTCTGTTTCCATTCCCACTAGTTCTCAGGATCCTGTAATCAGTGCCCAATATCCTTCCATGGCTCAAACCAGACCTTCTCTTTCCATTCCCGTTAGTTCTCAAGATCCTGTTGCCAGTGCCCAATAtccttccatgtctcaaaccgGACCTTCTGTTTCCATTCCCACTAGTTCTCAGGATTCTATCACAGGTACTCAATATCCTTTGATTGCTCAACCTAGACCTTCTGTTTCTATTCCCGCTAGTCCTGCAAATCATGTTAATAACACAGGAGATTCTTCAAAGCCTCCTTCTGTTTCCATTCCCACTAGTTCTCAAAATCCAGTAACTAGTCCCCAGTATCCTCCCGTAGATGTCTCTTCTGTTTCCATTCCTACCAATAACCTAAATCCCATAACTAGTGACCAAAAATTTAACATGGCTCAAAACATTGCTGCTTCCGTTTCTGTTCCCGGTGCTTCTCCTAATTATCAACCTGAAAATCATGTTCAATCTGGTCAAAACCAATCGAACCATAAAGGAATCATGCATTTCAGTCACCCTCACAGTTTATGTATGATCAACTTACAAGATGAAGATAAGGAGATCGAATGTTCAGGATGTGAAGAAACTCTAGATGGAAAGGGCTATTCATGTGCTGAACCAAATTGCAACTTTCATCTTCATGAATCATGCTTCCAACTGAAACAACAGATCCAACACAAGTCACACCCGGAACACCCTCTAACTCTCCTCCCATTAGCACCTTACAACAATGAAAATGGTGAATTTACTTGCAATGCATGTTTTAGTGATGGTACAGGTTTTACCTATCACTGTTCTGTTTGTAAATTTGATCTACACATCCAGTGTGTAAGCTTACCTGAAACAGTGACAAGGAGCGATCATGAACACATACTTAAACTGTATTACTCATGTCCAGTGAAAGGTGAAGAGTACACATTCTCGTGTGATGTTTGTCATGTGGATGTCCAAAAGGATCGTTGGACTTACTACTGTGAATCATGTGATTATGGTACGCATTTAGGTTGTGTGGATTGTGAAGAATGTGTTGCAGACAGTATTCTTGATACCCAAATGCAGCTCCAGAGGCTTCAGTTTCAATTGGAAATGTCTCGACAGAATGCCCAGTTGGTTGCTAGTATGGGTGCAAGCCTGTTAAGCTTGGTTTAG